Proteins from a single region of Hermetia illucens chromosome 3, iHerIll2.2.curated.20191125, whole genome shotgun sequence:
- the LOC119651980 gene encoding uncharacterized protein LOC119651980 isoform X2: protein MTWFVLTGREYSHHGVSLEKPKKGRTKSEIKHAVPKKTQAKKQKKYDEKLKEKTVLVERDHSRKNQGRDSRGSMKSRTAGISGTKINEGNSQNTLLDDAGTITESEEMDQYRSFSGSSSRTEIEILQNKADLTQPQEETNGQKGGTSQTANPQTLESTSAGSARTLGQQSSSSKGESTKLSESIISASEMRSLGGEIIDLKAKVPVILLKRHPRNMLASYNVYHTTNPIHYSPEVRLPPRRRIDRKVAEIKLKNNGHPHNI, encoded by the exons ATGACTTGGTTTGTTCTAACAGGGAGAGAGTATTCTCATCACGGTGTCTCTCTAGAAAAACCGAAAAAAGGAAGGACAAAATCGGAAATCAAACATGCCGTTCCCAAAAAAACTCAAGCGAAGAAGCAGAAAAAATACGATGAAAAGCTTAAAGAGAAAACTGTTTTAGTTGAAAGGGATCATTCAAGGAAAAATCAAGGAAGAGATTCACGGGGTAGTATGAAAAGCCGCACAGCTGGGATAAGCGGAACaaaaatcaatgaaggcaatagtCAAAATACCTTACTGGACGATGCAGGCACTATCACGGAGTCAGAAGAGATGGATCAATACCGAAGTTTTAGCGGAAGCAGCAGCAGAACCGAGATTGAGATACTCCAAAATAAGGCAGATTTGACTCAGCCGCAGGAAGAAACGAATGGACAAAAGGGAGGAACAAGTCAAACTGCTAATCCACAAACTCTCGAGAGCACAAGTGCTGGATCTGCACGAACTTTAGGTCAGCAGTCGAGTTCCTCAAAAG GTGAATCGACTAAGCTTAGTGAGAGCATAATTTCCGCGAGCGAAATGCGGTCATTAGGCGGAGAAATTATTGATTTAAAAGCCAAAGTGCCCGTTATTCTGTTGAAACGTCACCCTAGGAACATGCTTGCTTCATATAATGTGTATCACACTACTAATCCCATACATTACAGCCCCGAAGTGAGGCTTCCTCCACGGAGGAGGATTGACAGAAAAGTTGCAG AAATAAAGCTTAAGAACAATGGGCACCCCCACAACATTTAG
- the LOC119651980 gene encoding uncharacterized protein LOC119651980 isoform X1, which produces MYEAVVSFLEDLGLSPKDWTKTVAGITQEVVKSTAWFTKPSIEELSNHAPELSFFPPTNVTYLGAFSAAVMTWFVLTGREYSHHGVSLEKPKKGRTKSEIKHAVPKKTQAKKQKKYDEKLKEKTVLVERDHSRKNQGRDSRGSMKSRTAGISGTKINEGNSQNTLLDDAGTITESEEMDQYRSFSGSSSRTEIEILQNKADLTQPQEETNGQKGGTSQTANPQTLESTSAGSARTLGQQSSSSKGESTKLSESIISASEMRSLGGEIIDLKAKVPVILLKRHPRNMLASYNVYHTTNPIHYSPEVRLPPRRRIDRKVAEIKLKNNGHPHNI; this is translated from the exons ATGTATGAAGCGGTAGTGTCTTTCTTAGAAGATTTAGGTTTATCGCCGAAAGACTGGACAAAGACAGTGGCTGGTATTACCCAAGAAGTAGTAAAGTCTACCGCATGGTTCACAAAGCCGTCCATTGAAGAGTTATCCAACCATGCCCCCGAATTAAGCTTTTTCCCTCCAACGAATGTCACCTACTTGGGTGCCTTCTCCGCAGCTGTTATGACTTGGTTTGTTCTAACAGGGAGAGAGTATTCTCATCACGGTGTCTCTCTAGAAAAACCGAAAAAAGGAAGGACAAAATCGGAAATCAAACATGCCGTTCCCAAAAAAACTCAAGCGAAGAAGCAGAAAAAATACGATGAAAAGCTTAAAGAGAAAACTGTTTTAGTTGAAAGGGATCATTCAAGGAAAAATCAAGGAAGAGATTCACGGGGTAGTATGAAAAGCCGCACAGCTGGGATAAGCGGAACaaaaatcaatgaaggcaatagtCAAAATACCTTACTGGACGATGCAGGCACTATCACGGAGTCAGAAGAGATGGATCAATACCGAAGTTTTAGCGGAAGCAGCAGCAGAACCGAGATTGAGATACTCCAAAATAAGGCAGATTTGACTCAGCCGCAGGAAGAAACGAATGGACAAAAGGGAGGAACAAGTCAAACTGCTAATCCACAAACTCTCGAGAGCACAAGTGCTGGATCTGCACGAACTTTAGGTCAGCAGTCGAGTTCCTCAAAAG GTGAATCGACTAAGCTTAGTGAGAGCATAATTTCCGCGAGCGAAATGCGGTCATTAGGCGGAGAAATTATTGATTTAAAAGCCAAAGTGCCCGTTATTCTGTTGAAACGTCACCCTAGGAACATGCTTGCTTCATATAATGTGTATCACACTACTAATCCCATACATTACAGCCCCGAAGTGAGGCTTCCTCCACGGAGGAGGATTGACAGAAAAGTTGCAG AAATAAAGCTTAAGAACAATGGGCACCCCCACAACATTTAG